A genomic stretch from Erigeron canadensis isolate Cc75 chromosome 9, C_canadensis_v1, whole genome shotgun sequence includes:
- the LOC122582735 gene encoding shewanella-like protein phosphatase 1, with protein sequence MAMASLSLNPPLPPISPRKLIDTTTSLNYGAANNNLKPIVISGDPPTFVSAPGRRIVAVGDLHGDLAKARGALELAGVLSSDGQDTWTGRETVLVQLGDILDRGEDEIAILSLLRSLQLQAKEHGGAVFQVNGNHETMNVEGDFRYVDSGAFDECSDFLEYLDDCGHNWEDAFSSWAEVSESWKEERKMSQSSWGPWNLVKRQKGVIARSVLLRPGGPLASELARHPVVLKVDDWVFCHGGLLPHHVTYGIEKINSEVSKWMINVNEGDDESQIPFIATRGYDSVVWNRLYSRDTDDLEDHHIEQIQSILDSTLQVVGAKAMVVGHTPQTTGVNCKYNCSIWRVDVGMSSGVLDSRPEVLEIRGDKTRVIRSKSDSFSELLAADYM encoded by the exons atggcGATGGCTTCATTATCATTGAATCCACCATTGCCACCAATATCTCCTCGTAAGCTCATTGACACTACTACTTCTCTTAATTACGGCGCCGCCAACAACAACCTTAAACCGATCGTAATTTCCGGGGATCCTCCAACGTTTGTGTCTGCTCCTGGTCGCCGCATCGTTGctg TTGGAGACTTGCACGGGGACCTTGCCAAAGCAAGAGGTGCACTTGAGCTGGCTGGTGTCTTGAGTTCAGATGGTCAAGACACGTGGACTGGCCGAGAGACG GTCTTGGTTCAGCTTGGAGATATACTCGACAGGGGTGAAGATGAAATTGCTATATTGTCTTTGTTAAGGTCGCTGCAACTTCAGGCTAAAGAGCACGGTGGTGCTGTTTTCCAG GTGAATGGAAATCATGAAACTATGAATGTTGAAGGGGATTTTAGATATGTTGATTCCGGGGCATTTGATGAATGTTCAGACTTTCTAGAATATCTGGATGATTGTGGGCATAACTGGGAAGATGCTTTTTCTAGTTGGGCCGAAGTATCTGAAAGCTGGAAAGAAGAGCGGAAAATGTCACAAAGTTCTTGGGGCCCATGGAACCTAGTAAAG CGGCAAAAGGGAGTAATTGCAAGATCAGTCCTTTTAAGACCAGGCGGTCCATTGGCATCTGAATTGGCACGACATCCTGTCGTTCTTAAAGTTGATGATTGGGTTTTCTGTCATGGTGGACTTCTTCCCCATCATG TCACCTATGGCATCGAGAAGATAAACAGTGAAGTCTCTAAATGGATGATTAATGTTAATGAAGGTGATGATGAGTCACAAATACCTTTTATAGCTACCAGAGGTTATGACAGTGTTGTGTGGAATCGTTTATACTCTAGAGATACTGATGATTTAGAAGATCATCACATTGAACAG ATTCAATCTATTCTTGACAGCACACTTCAAGTAGTTGGTGCGAAGGCAATGGTAGTGGGACACACTCCACAAACTACAGGAGTGAATTG TAAATATAACTGTAGCATTTGGCGTGTTGATGTGGGGATGTCTAGTGGAGTTCTTGATTCAAGACCCGAG GTTCTAGAAATAAGAGGCGATAAAACAAGGGTAATAAGGAGTAAATCAGATTCATTCAGTGAACTTCTGGCTGCAGATTATATGTAG
- the LOC122583814 gene encoding uncharacterized protein LOC122583814, whose amino-acid sequence MYGTRVFLDDEIEEMNTFRRSLILMQNGNGNSQSHLTIQTNYPIRNEFITNGVRKTVEEIRELPMWTENIDLNTHIPKVECVVLASIRLLEEEHGWFYVAHRTCKKKVKTKAEFLKIADNITEELQNAPSDSLWCDKCMCQATSVIPKFRIQFRVQDATGSTSFMMFDQDVARLLNLSANYIRDRQVQSENPNGFPHELDALVNRMLAFKIVVNSYNVRNKYYVFTVIKVCDDPDIIDELLSLENQPELTTPSVDPTCVKLSESSQCGVDSKDVASVTGGCLTMDVDNDTETSPLIERPIKAVIDALNAPGESSTKRLRKKLEPYDV is encoded by the exons ATGTATGGTACCCGAGTTTttcttgatgatgaaattgaagaAATGAATACTTTTCGTAGGAG CCTTATACTCATGCAAAATGGAAATGGTAATTCTCAAAGCCATTTGACCATTCAGACCAATTATCCCATTCGTAATGAATTTATCACTAATGGTGTGAGAAAAACTGTCGAGGAGATTCGTGAGTTGCCGATGTGGACTGAAAACATTGACCTTAACACTCACATTCCCAAAGTTGAGTGTGTTGTTCTTGCCTCCATTAGGCTCTTGGAGGAAGAACACGGTTGGTTTTATGTAGCACATCGAACCTGTAAGAAGAAAGTGAAGACTAAAGCTGAGTTTCTCAAGATTGCTGATAACATAACTGAGGAACTGCAGAATGCACCGTCTGATAGTTTGTGGTGTGATAAGTGCATGTGCCAAGCGACATCCGTCATTCCAAA ATTCAGGATCCAATTTAGGGTCCAAGATGCGACTGGTAGCACTTCATTTATGATGTTTGACCAAGATGTTGCTCGCCTTTTGAACTTGTCTGCAAACTATATTCGTGATCGTCAAGTTCAGTCTGAGAATCCCAATGGTTTCCCTCATGAATTGGATGCTCTTGTGAATCGTATGCTTGCGTTTAAGATTGTCGTTAATTCCTACAATGTTCGAAACAAGTACTATGTCTTTACTGTTATCAAGGTTTGTGATGATCCTGATATAATTGATGAATTGCTTTCATTGGAAAATCAACCAGAG CTTACTACCCCAAGTGTTGATCCTACCTGTGTCAAGCTATCGGAATCCTCACAATGTGGAGTTGATTCAAAG GATGTTGCATCTGTTACTGGAGGTTGTTTAACTATGGACGTCGACAATGACACTGAAACAAGCCCCCTGATTGAAAGACCCATCAAAGCTGTTATTGATGCTCTCAATGCTCCTGGAGAATCTTCCACCAAAAGACTAAGGAAGAAGTTGGAACCATATGATGTGTAA